A genomic stretch from Canis lupus baileyi chromosome 3, mCanLup2.hap1, whole genome shotgun sequence includes:
- the DBNDD1 gene encoding dysbindin domain-containing protein 1, translating to MEPPEGAGPGEIVKEVEVPQAALGTVAHGTGDSCHSPAAEEEVGIPIPAPGLLQVTERRQPLSSVSSLEVHFDLLDLTELTDMSDQELAEVFADSDDESLASESPAGLHPLPRAGCLRSPSWTRTRAEQNREKQPLGDPERQPAIVDTFLTVERPKED from the exons ATGGAGCCCCCGGAGGGCGCCGGCCCGGGAG AAATAGTTAAGGAGGTTGAGGTGCCACAGGCAGCCCTGGGCACCGTGGCCCATGGGACAGGGGACAGCTGCCACTCGCCCGCAGCCGAGGAAGAGGTTGGCATCCCAATACCAGCCCCGGGGCTCCTACAGGTCACAGAGAGAAGGC AGCCCCTGAGCAGTGTCTCCTCCCTGGAGGTGCACTTTGACCTCCTGGACCTCACTGAGCTGACTGACATGTCCGACCAGGAGCTGGCGGAGGTCTTTGCTGACTCAGACGACGAGAGCCTGGCCAGTGAATCGCCAGCAG GCCTGCACCCACTGCCCCGGGCTGGCTGTCTGCGCTCCCCATCCTGGACACGAACCAGGGCTGAGCAGAACCGAGAGAAGCAACCGCTTGGTGACCCGGAGCGCCAGCCAGCAATTGTGGACACATTTCTCACCGTGGAGAGGCCCAAGGAGGACTAG